In one Chiroxiphia lanceolata isolate bChiLan1 chromosome 32, bChiLan1.pri, whole genome shotgun sequence genomic region, the following are encoded:
- the LOC116779903 gene encoding olfactory receptor 6F1-like, producing the protein MGAANETAVTEFILEGFPGLDQSLQLFLSVILLLMYLTTVTGNATIIFLVCVDHHLQTPMYFFISNLAFLEIWFTSSTSIKLFAILSSDQKTISLSSCFAQSYFYFALGCTEFVLLVVMAFDRWVAICQPLHYAATMEPQLCLCLVVAAWLIGFTLLSYRLLFLSQLSFCGSNRIPHFLCDNSPLFKLSCSDTSLLWKIDSVFISCVVLGSLCLTLAFYTCILFCILQLPAASGRKKAFTTCSSHLITLSIVYGSCIALYMCPSADVSLKTNRIVALLNTVLYPFLNPFIYSLRNKAVILALNKSIATTITKLFP; encoded by the coding sequence ATGGGAGCAGCAAATGAAACAGCAGTTACTGAGTTCATCCTCGAGGGTTTCCCAGGGCTTGATCAAAGCCTGcagctgtttctctctgtgaTCCTTCTGCTCATGTACCTGACAACAGTGACAGGGAATGCAACCATCATTTTCCTCGTGTGTGTGGATCACCACCTGCAAACCCCCATGTACTTTTTCATTAGCAACCTGGCGTTCCTGGAAATCTGGTTTACATCCTCCACAAGCATCAAATTGTTTGCCATCCTGAGTTCTGACCAGAAAACCATCTCgctgagcagctgctttgcCCAATCCTATTTCTATTTCGCCCTGGGCTGCACAGAGTTTGTCCTGCTTGTTGTCATGGCCTTTGACCGCTGGGTTGCCATCTGCCAACCCCTGCACTATGCTGCCACCATGgagcctcagctctgcctctgcctggtTGTTGCTGCCTGGCTCATCGGCTTCACCCTCCTGAGCTACCGCCTGCTCTTCCTCTCTCAACTGTCCTTCTGTGGTTCCAACAGGATCCCCCATTTTCTTTGTGACAACTCCCCCTTATTCAAACTGTCCTGCTCTGACACCAGCCTGCTTTGGAAAATAGACTCTGTTTTCATATCCTGTGTCGTGCTGGGTTCCTTATGTTTAACTCTGGCATTTTACACGTGCATCCTTTTCTGTATCCTGCAGCTTCCAGCAGCCTCTGGGAGGAAGAAAGCTTTTACCACCTGCTCTTCCCATCTCATCACCTTATCCATTGTATATGGGAGCTGCATTGCTCTCTACATGTGTCCTTCAGCAGATGTTTCCTTGAAGACCAACAGAATTGTAGCTTTGCTGAACACAGTCCTGTACCCGTTCTTAAATCCCTTCATCTACAGCCTTAGGAACAAGGCTGTGATACTGGCACTGAACAAATCCATTGCCACTACAATAACAAAGCTTTTCCCCTAA